The Candidatus Kryptobacter tengchongensis genome contains a region encoding:
- a CDS encoding DNA gyrase subunit A: protein MATIQEKIQPVEIEEEIKYSYLDYAMSVIVSRALPDVRDGLKPVQRRVLYTMYELGLLHNRPYKKCARIVGETLGKYHPHGDAAVYDTLVRLAQDFTMRYPLVDGQGNFGSIDGDSPAAMRYTEARLSAIAEEMLQDIDKNTVDFRPNFDETLKEPEVLPTILPNLLVNGSSGIAVGMATNIPPHNLSEIVDGLIALLKNPDLTVDKLMKYIKGPDFPTGGIIVGLSGIKEAYTTGRGRIIVRAKANIENYKGRSRIVITEIPYQVNKASLIEKIAELVQNKKIEDISDIRDESDKDGMRIVIELRRDAQPEVVLNNLYKHTNLQSTFGVIMLALVNGVPRILNLKEMMMEFINFRLNVIVRRTKFELEDAEKRAHILEGYKIALDNIDEIVELIKKSKDPDTAKVNLMKKFKLTEIQAKAILDMRLQRLTGLERSKIEAEYKETIKLIEKLKSVLRSKELQKELIKDELLKLKEKYGDERRTQIIEGEEDFSVEDLIAQEDVVITITHNGFIKRYPVSGYRRQNRGGRGITATATREDDFVEHMFVASTHHYIIFFTDKGKAYWLKVHEIPEGSRTSRGKSISYLVNKEPDEKITAFVAVREFNENLFVTMVTKMGYVKKVPLMEFSNPRRVGIIAINLNRGDRLVDARLTDGTQDLIIGTKKGIAIRFNEKDIRPMGRQATGVRGIKLEKDDEVIGMIAVKRQGATILVVTENGFGKRSDLNDYRVTHRGGKGIIAVKVNERTGNMVAIKEVLDNDDIMIVTAKGYLIRHHVKDIRVMGRQAQGVKLIKLNHGDIIASVASVVAEEEED, encoded by the coding sequence ATGGCAACAATACAGGAGAAAATTCAGCCTGTTGAAATTGAAGAGGAGATAAAGTATTCTTACCTTGATTATGCGATGTCGGTTATTGTTTCACGAGCTTTGCCTGATGTTCGTGATGGTTTAAAGCCAGTGCAAAGAAGGGTTCTTTACACAATGTATGAGCTTGGTCTTTTGCATAATAGACCATATAAAAAATGCGCAAGAATAGTTGGAGAGACACTTGGGAAATACCATCCTCATGGTGATGCTGCAGTTTATGATACTCTTGTTCGTCTCGCTCAGGATTTTACAATGAGATATCCACTTGTGGATGGTCAAGGTAATTTCGGGTCAATAGATGGTGATTCCCCAGCGGCGATGCGTTATACTGAGGCGAGGTTATCTGCGATTGCTGAGGAGATGCTTCAAGACATTGATAAGAACACGGTTGATTTTCGCCCAAACTTTGATGAAACCCTCAAAGAGCCTGAGGTATTACCTACGATTCTTCCAAATTTGCTTGTCAATGGTTCAAGCGGTATCGCAGTTGGTATGGCAACTAACATTCCGCCACATAATCTTAGTGAAATTGTTGATGGTTTAATCGCTCTTCTTAAAAATCCTGATCTCACGGTTGATAAATTGATGAAGTATATTAAAGGTCCTGATTTCCCAACTGGCGGGATAATTGTTGGGCTTTCGGGGATCAAGGAGGCTTACACAACAGGTAGAGGTAGAATAATTGTTCGGGCAAAAGCAAACATTGAAAATTACAAAGGTCGTTCAAGAATTGTAATAACTGAAATCCCATATCAAGTGAATAAGGCTTCCCTGATTGAAAAAATTGCTGAACTTGTTCAAAATAAAAAAATAGAGGATATATCTGACATAAGGGATGAATCTGATAAAGATGGGATGAGGATTGTTATTGAGTTAAGGCGTGATGCGCAACCAGAGGTTGTTTTAAATAATCTTTATAAACATACAAATCTTCAGTCAACGTTTGGGGTGATAATGCTTGCACTTGTTAATGGGGTGCCGAGGATTTTGAATTTGAAAGAAATGATGATGGAGTTCATTAATTTCAGACTAAATGTTATAGTCAGAAGAACGAAATTTGAACTTGAAGACGCTGAAAAAAGAGCTCATATACTTGAGGGATACAAGATTGCGCTTGATAATATTGATGAAATTGTTGAATTGATAAAGAAATCAAAAGATCCCGACACAGCGAAGGTAAATTTGATGAAAAAATTTAAACTTACAGAGATTCAGGCTAAGGCGATACTTGATATGCGATTACAAAGATTAACGGGGCTTGAAAGAAGCAAAATTGAAGCTGAATACAAGGAGACGATAAAGTTAATTGAGAAATTGAAGAGTGTTTTAAGAAGCAAAGAATTGCAAAAGGAATTGATAAAAGATGAATTGCTTAAGCTTAAGGAAAAATATGGAGATGAAAGGAGGACACAGATAATTGAGGGTGAAGAAGATTTTAGCGTTGAAGATTTAATAGCGCAGGAAGATGTGGTAATAACGATAACCCATAATGGTTTCATAAAAAGATATCCTGTAAGTGGATATAGAAGGCAAAATCGTGGGGGGAGAGGGATCACTGCGACTGCAACTCGTGAGGATGATTTTGTTGAGCATATGTTTGTTGCCTCAACGCATCATTACATTATTTTCTTTACAGATAAAGGTAAGGCATATTGGTTAAAGGTGCATGAAATTCCAGAGGGAAGCAGGACTTCAAGGGGTAAATCAATTTCTTACCTTGTCAATAAGGAACCGGACGAAAAAATCACCGCTTTTGTAGCTGTTAGGGAATTTAACGAGAATTTGTTTGTTACAATGGTTACAAAGATGGGCTATGTTAAAAAAGTCCCACTTATGGAATTCTCAAATCCGAGGAGAGTTGGGATAATTGCGATTAACCTAAATCGTGGTGATCGCCTTGTTGATGCTCGTTTGACAGACGGGACTCAGGATTTGATAATAGGAACGAAAAAGGGAATAGCTATAAGATTTAACGAAAAAGACATAAGACCTATGGGTAGGCAGGCAACTGGCGTAAGGGGGATTAAACTTGAGAAAGATGATGAAGTTATCGGGATGATAGCGGTTAAGAGGCAAGGGGCGACAATACTTGTTGTCACCGAAAATGGATTTGGAAAGAGAAGCGATTTGAATGATTACAGAGTTACGCATAGGGGTGGGAAGGGAATCATTGCTGTTAAAGTTAATGAAAGGACTGGGAATATGGTCGCAATAAAAGAGGTTCTTGATAACGATGATATAATGATTGTGACGGCGAAAGGTTATTTGATAAGACATCATGTTAAGGACATAAGAGTTATGGGAAGGCAGGCTCAAGGTGTTAAACTTATAAAGTTGAACCATGGTGACATAATTGCCTCAGTTGCAAGCGTTGTGGCTGAGGAGGAGGAAGATTGA
- a CDS encoding preprotein translocase subunit SecD, translating into MKKNRWKIILIIISIAGAFWYLYPTYKDMNYQKKLSELRGEDSLRFIQQHIDDIQKVKQKRIKLGLDLQGGMYVALEVDVIKMLDNLAKNKDETFRQILAEVKKEAVVSEEPVTSILLRKFQERGIRLSRYYGDIRQSDSEIISELEKQARDAVDRALEVIRNRVDKYGVAEPSIQKQGANRIVVELPGVKNREEVRQLLQSTAVLEFKLLKPADIAIKVMQSIDNYLAGKSIADTTDTSRVIVKSDTLKKDTLKTIASELGVDTTAGLSEFEKFKKEHPFFAYVRVDEQTGIGFVMARDKRMVEYILSRPDVRNLIPSDFEFVWSAKPFTARDGNQYYNLIAVKKDPEITGKVITEARATVDPNNNMPIVIMRMNSEGAREWARITGANINKHIAIILDGTAYSWPVVRTKIIGGSSQIEGLDSPEEAKLLEVVLKAGALPAPLEIIEERTVGPSLGEDSIQKGLKSALFSFIVITLFMIVYYSTGGLVADLALVLNIAFILAVLAGFNATLTLPGIAGIILTIGVAVDANVLIYERIREELAIGRTLRSAIDEGYSKAFSAIFDSNITTFLTGLILYNFGSGPIQGFALTLMIGIIANLFSAVFITKVLYDIVAEKYPAVVKFG; encoded by the coding sequence GTGAAAAAGAACAGATGGAAAATAATTTTGATCATTATATCAATTGCTGGTGCGTTTTGGTATCTTTACCCAACATACAAAGATATGAACTATCAGAAGAAATTATCTGAGCTGAGAGGTGAGGATAGTTTAAGGTTCATTCAGCAACACATTGATGATATTCAGAAGGTTAAACAAAAGAGGATCAAACTTGGGCTTGATCTTCAAGGTGGTATGTATGTTGCGCTTGAGGTGGATGTTATCAAAATGCTTGATAACCTTGCCAAAAACAAAGATGAAACATTTAGGCAAATACTTGCTGAGGTAAAAAAGGAAGCCGTGGTTTCGGAAGAGCCAGTTACCTCAATTCTTTTGAGAAAATTTCAGGAGAGAGGAATCAGATTAAGCCGATATTATGGTGATATTCGCCAAAGTGATTCCGAGATAATTTCAGAGCTTGAAAAGCAGGCAAGGGACGCGGTTGATAGAGCTCTTGAGGTTATAAGGAACAGGGTTGACAAATATGGCGTTGCGGAACCATCAATTCAAAAGCAAGGCGCAAATCGTATTGTTGTTGAGTTGCCGGGGGTAAAAAACCGTGAAGAAGTTAGACAACTTTTGCAAAGCACTGCTGTTCTTGAATTCAAACTTCTAAAACCGGCCGATATAGCAATAAAGGTGATGCAATCAATTGATAACTATCTTGCTGGCAAAAGTATTGCTGATACGACCGATACTTCACGGGTTATTGTTAAATCAGATACTTTAAAGAAGGACACCTTGAAGACCATAGCCTCCGAGCTTGGCGTTGATACAACTGCTGGATTAAGCGAATTTGAAAAGTTCAAGAAGGAACACCCATTCTTTGCTTATGTTAGGGTTGATGAGCAAACTGGGATTGGTTTTGTTATGGCAAGGGATAAAAGAATGGTAGAATATATTTTATCTCGTCCAGATGTAAGGAATTTAATCCCATCAGATTTTGAGTTTGTTTGGTCTGCAAAGCCATTTACAGCGCGGGATGGAAATCAATATTATAATCTCATTGCTGTTAAGAAAGACCCCGAAATCACTGGAAAGGTTATAACCGAGGCGAGGGCAACTGTTGACCCTAATAATAACATGCCGATTGTTATAATGAGGATGAACAGCGAGGGCGCACGTGAATGGGCAAGAATAACTGGAGCGAACATAAATAAGCATATAGCTATCATTCTTGACGGGACTGCTTATTCATGGCCCGTTGTGAGAACAAAGATAATCGGTGGAAGTTCGCAAATTGAAGGGCTTGACTCACCTGAAGAGGCAAAGCTTCTTGAAGTCGTTTTAAAAGCTGGCGCTTTGCCAGCACCACTTGAAATAATTGAAGAAAGAACAGTCGGTCCATCACTCGGTGAGGATTCAATTCAAAAGGGCTTAAAATCAGCGCTCTTTTCTTTTATTGTCATAACCTTGTTTATGATTGTTTATTATTCAACTGGTGGACTTGTGGCTGATCTTGCGCTTGTGTTAAATATCGCTTTTATACTTGCTGTTTTGGCAGGATTTAACGCCACGCTTACATTGCCTGGAATAGCAGGGATAATCTTAACAATTGGAGTAGCTGTAGACGCTAATGTTCTTATATATGAGAGGATTCGTGAGGAGCTCGCAATAGGTAGAACCTTAAGGTCAGCGATAGATGAGGGTTATTCAAAAGCTTTTAGCGCTATTTTTGATTCAAACATCACAACTTTTCTAACGGGATTAATCCTTTATAATTTCGGTTCCGGTCCGATTCAGGGGTTCGCCCTTACGTTGATGATAGGTATCATTGCTAACCTTTTTAGTGCCGTTTTCATCACAAAAGTTTTGTATGATATTGTAGCTGAAAAGTATCCAGCTGTTGTTAAATTTGGCTAA